The window CATCCTCGTGCGAAACCACGTCGGCGTATTTGGCATGCATGTCGGCCAGGTTCACGGCATGGTTGGCCTGGGCGCGGTCGAAACAGCCGTCGGCGATCACGGCGACGCGGAAATTGCGGCTGAAGGCGTCGATGACTGTGGCGCGTACGCAGCCCGAGGTGGTGGTGCCGACGACGTAGACGGAGTCGCAGCCGAGCAATTGCAGATAGGCGTGCAGGTTGGTGCCGAAGAAGCCGGAGGGCTTCTGTTTCAGCACGACGATGTCCTGCGCCTGCGGTGCGATCGCGCTGACGATTTCGTTGCCGTCCGGCAAGCCCGCGCTGGCCTGCTCGACGACGGATTTGTTGGCTTCGTCGACGCGTTCGTTCTTCCAGCCCCAGCTGCCCATGTCCCATTTGTCGTCGCGCACGACGCCGGTGGTGTAGATCACCGGCAGGCCTTTGGCGCGGCAGGCCTGGGCGACCTTGTCGATGACGGGAATCGCGTCCCAGGCCACGGCGCCACAGGAGTTGGGCCAAGTCTTGATGGATTCGAGCACCGGCTCGGCCTTTTGGCCGCAGAAGGCCCAGGAGACGTCGATGACGAGGAAGGCGGGACGTTTGCCGAAGCCGCCGACGGCGCCGAAGCCGGAGGCCTTGAAGACTTCGCGGTCACGCTCGGTGAGAAAAGGGGTCCAGAGTTCGCTGTGGTCCATGGTGTTGCCTTGTTGGGGGTGGCGGGCTGGTGTTCAGTACCAGACGGTGTTGGTGTCGATGCCTTCGCCGGTAGGCAGGTCGAACTGGCCTTCGGGATAACTGGCCAGATGGTCCAGCACCTGATTCGAATGCAGCACGTTGGCGTATTTGGCGTTCATGTCGCACAGGTTGATGGCGTGGCTGGCCTGGGAGCGGTCGAAGCAGGCGTCTTCGACCACGGTGCTGCGGAAATTCAGCGAGAAGGCATCGAGCACGGTGGCGCGCACACAGCCCGAAGTGGTGGTGCCGGTGACGATGATGGAGTCGCAGCCGAGCAGTTGCAGATAGCTTTCCAGCGGCGTGCCGTAGAAGCCGGACGGCTTCTCCTTGCGCAGCACCAGGTCGCGCGGGCCAGGCTTGATCTCCTCGACGATGGTGTTGCCGTCCAGGCCGAGTGCGGTCTTGGGCGGGGCTTCCTTGCGGCGGCCGTTCTTCCAGGCCCAGGAGCCGGCCGTCCAGCCGTCGGCGCGGCTGGTGCCGGTGGTGTAGATGACGGGAATGCCCTTGGCGCGGCTGACCTCGATGAGCTTTTGCAGCACGGGCATGGCCTCCCAGCCGTCCTCGCCGCAGGCGGTGCGCCACTTCTTGATGGATTCGAGAATCGGCATGGGCTCCTCGCCGGCGAAGGCGTAGCTCACGTCGATGACCAGCAGCGCCGGGCGCTTGCCCCAGGCAGCGAGGGCACCGTAGCCGGAGGCCTTGAATACGGCCTTGTCCTGTTCGGTCAGAAATTTGTCCCAGATGCGTTCAGTCATTGGAGGCTTTCGTTGAGTTGAGGAGGAGGGAAGGGGCGAAGGGGATTGGGAAAGTCAGGGCGCGGCCGTGGCGCTGGCGGTTCGTGCCGTGCGTTGCATGGCCCATGCGAAGGCCAGCGCTGCGAGTGCGACGAGGGCGGCGTTGACCATCAGCGCGCTGCCATGGCCGGTGCGCAAAAGCTGGATGACGCCGCCGAGGAAGACCGGCCCG of the Rhodoferax koreense genome contains:
- a CDS encoding isochorismatase family protein, with product MDHSELWTPFLTERDREVFKASGFGAVGGFGKRPAFLVIDVSWAFCGQKAEPVLESIKTWPNSCGAVAWDAIPVIDKVAQACRAKGLPVIYTTGVVRDDKWDMGSWGWKNERVDEANKSVVEQASAGLPDGNEIVSAIAPQAQDIVVLKQKPSGFFGTNLHAYLQLLGCDSVYVVGTTTSGCVRATVIDAFSRNFRVAVIADGCFDRAQANHAVNLADMHAKYADVVSHEDVLAHIASLETGMFKLPKGAV
- a CDS encoding cysteine hydrolase family protein; its protein translation is MTERIWDKFLTEQDKAVFKASGYGALAAWGKRPALLVIDVSYAFAGEEPMPILESIKKWRTACGEDGWEAMPVLQKLIEVSRAKGIPVIYTTGTSRADGWTAGSWAWKNGRRKEAPPKTALGLDGNTIVEEIKPGPRDLVLRKEKPSGFYGTPLESYLQLLGCDSIIVTGTTTSGCVRATVLDAFSLNFRSTVVEDACFDRSQASHAINLCDMNAKYANVLHSNQVLDHLASYPEGQFDLPTGEGIDTNTVWY